From the genome of Negativicoccus succinicivorans, one region includes:
- the rpsJ gene encoding 30S ribosomal protein S10, whose product MSKEQKIRIRLKAYDHKALDQSAAKIVEAAHRTGAIVSGPIPLPTEKAIYTILRSPHVNKDSREQFEMRTHKRLIDILEPSSKTADALMRLELPAGVNIEIKL is encoded by the coding sequence ATGTCGAAAGAACAGAAAATCCGGATTCGCTTAAAAGCCTACGATCACAAAGCATTGGATCAGAGCGCTGCGAAAATTGTCGAAGCCGCTCACCGTACCGGTGCGATCGTTTCGGGCCCGATTCCGTTGCCGACGGAAAAAGCGATCTATACTATTTTGCGTTCGCCGCACGTTAATAAAGACAGCCGCGAACAATTCGAGATGCGCACTCATAAGCGCCTGATCGATATTTTGGAACCGTCGAGCAAAACGGCGGACGCGTTGATGCGGTTGGAATTGCCGGCCGGCGTCAATATTGAAATCAAATTATAA